Proteins encoded together in one Colius striatus isolate bColStr4 chromosome 3, bColStr4.1.hap1, whole genome shotgun sequence window:
- the PURG gene encoding purine-rich element-binding protein gamma has protein sequence MERGRGGGGGRNLGGSGLHRSIYSQSQQQYHYSASSQGGCMEIQELASKRVDIQKKRFYLDVKQSSRGRFLKIAEVWIGRGRQDNIRKSKLTLSLSVAAELKDCLGDFIEHYAHLGLKGGHRHEHSNGKEQHPRRRPQHPPPSPPVSVGSEEQPHSVLKTEYIERDNRKYYLDLKENQRGRFLRIRQTMSRGPGMMGYFGHSLGQEQTIVLPAQGMIEFRDALVQLIEEYGEGDIEDRRGGGDEPPELPEGTSFRVDNKRFYFDVGSNRYGIFLKVSEVRPPYRNTITVPYKAWTRFGENFIKYEEEMRRIYNSHKEKRMDARGDSGEEQEGLE, from the coding sequence AtggaaagagggagaggaggaggaggaggaaggaaccTGGGAGGCTCTGGCCTGCACAGGAGCATTTATTCCCAGTCCCAGCAGCAGTACCATTACTCGGCCTCCTCCCAGGGGGGCTGTATGGAGATCCAGGAGCTGGCCTCCAAGAGGGTGGACATCCAGAAAAAGCGATTTTATCTGGATGTAAAACAGAGCTCCCGAGGCCGCTTCCTGAAGATTGCTGAAGTCTGGATAGGAAGAGGCAGGCAGGACAATATCCGGAAGAGCAAGCTGACCCTCTCCCTGTCCGTGGCTGCTGAACTGAAGGACTGCCTGGGGGACTTTATTGAGCACTATGCCCACCTGGGCCTGAAAGGCGGTCACCGGCACGAGCACAGCAACGGCAAAGAGCAGCATCCCCGGAGGCGACCACAGCACCCGCCACCTTCGCCCCCGGTGTCTGTCGGCTCCGAAGAGCAGCCTCACAGTGTCCTCAAAACGGAGTACATCGAGAGGGACAACCGAAAATATTACTTGGACCTGAAGGAGAATCAGCGAGGGCGTTTCTTGCGCATCAGACAAACCATGAGCAGAGGACCTGGCATGATGGGTTATTTTGGCCACAGCCTGGGACAGGAGCAGACGATTGTCCTGCCAGCACAAGGAATGATTGAGTTCAGGGATGCTTTGGTCCAGCTGATTGAAGAATATGGTGAAGGGGACATAGAGGATCGCCGGGGGGGAGGCGATGAGCCCCCGGAGCTCCCCGAGGGCACATCCTTCCGAGTGGACAACAAGCGCTTCTACTTTGACGTGGGATCCAACAGGTACGGCATTTTTCTGAAGGTAAGTGAGGTGAGGCCGCCCTACCGTAACACCATCACAGTTCCGTACAAAGCATGGACACGGTTTGGGGAGAATTTTATCAAGTACGAAGAAGAGATGAGGAGAATTTACAACAgccataaagaaaaaagaatggatGCCAGAGGGGACAGTGGTGAAGAGCAAGAGGGTCTCGAATAG